The window CAGCTCGCGGTCGATTTGCGTGTCACGCACCAGTTGCAGAATGTCCCGCTGCAGTTCACGGGCGCGGCGCGGATCGAGCAGTTGCGCCTCGTAATATTCGTCGGCCAGCAGTTCCAGATTACGCAGCGGGCCGTAGGTTTCGGCGCGCGTCAGCGGCGGCATCAGGTGATCGATGATCACCGCTTGCGTACGCCGTTTGGCCTGGGCGCCCTCGCCCGGGTCGTTGACGATAAATGGATAGATATTCGGCAGCGGCCCGAGCAATGCATCCGGCCAGCAGTTCTCGGAAAGCCCGACGCCTTTGCCCGGCAGCCATTCGAGGTTGCCGTGTTTGCCGACGTGGATCACGCCGTGGGCACCGTAGTTACTGCGCAGCCAGAAGTAGAAGGCGAGATATCCGTGGGGCGGCACCAGATCCGGATCGTGATACACCGCGCTCGGATCGACCTGATACCCCCGCGCAGGTTGAATGCCGACGAAGGTCAGGCCAAAGCGCAGGCCAGCGATCATCATGCGCCCGTCGCGACACATCGGATCGTTTTGCGGCGGCCCCCACCGCTCGATCACGGCAGCGCGATTGGCCTCAGGCAGCGCGTTGAACATGGTCAGGTAATCATCCATCGCCAGGCTTTGCTGGCATGGGCGCAGGTCAAGCGTATCGAGGTCATTGCTGACGCCACCGAGCAACTGCTGGATCAACTCGGTGCCGCTCTCCGGCAACTGCGCCGTGAGCGGATAACCTTCGGCCTGCAAGGCGCGCAGGATATTCAGCGCCGCCGCCGGCGTATCCAGACCGACACCGTTGCCGATGCGTCCGTCACGAGTCGGGTAGTTGGCGAGAATCAGCGCAATGCGTTTCCCGGCATTCGGCACCCGCGCCAGATCGATCCAGCGTCGCGCCAGTTCGGCGACGAAATCCATCCGCTCGGGTTGCGCGCGATAACAGACCACGTCGGACTGGCTGCGCTCACTGCGCCAGGCCAGATCCTTGAAGCTGATCGGGCGGCTGATGATGCGCCCGTCGAGTTCCGGCAAGGCAATGTGCATCGCCAGATCCCGTGGACCGAGGCCCTGCTCGCTGTCACGCCAGCCGGGCTCGTTGTCCTGGGCACAGATGGCCTGGATCACCGGAATATTGCGACGAAACGGCCGTAAATGCGGCGCTTCAGGGCTGGACTGGGCGAAACCGGTGGTATTAAGAATCACCCCTGCCTCGACCTCATCCAGCCAATCTTCGACGACCGACAGACAGCCGGGCTCTTTCAGACTGGCCACGGCAATCGGCAACGGATTAAGCCCCGCCGCTTGCAAGCGCTTACAGAAAACATCGATGAAGGCGGTGTTCGCCGCTTGCAGGTGCGAACGGTAAAACAGCAGCGCCGCGACCGGTTGATCAGGCAGCCAATCGGCTTGCCAGTCACTCAGCGCAGCGGTGTTTTTGTTCGGGTGGTAAATCGCCGTGCGCGGCAGGGTCTGCGGCTCACCCCAGGCGTAATCGCGGCCGAGCCAACGGTTGCCCAGGCAGCGGAAGAAATCCAGCGCGTTGCCCATGCCGCCCTGACGCAAGAATTGCCAGAGCCGGTCGCGATCCTCGGCGCCGACGGTGCTCAAGTCGCTGAGTTCCGGATCGGGGCGATCATCACCCGGCACCAGAATCACCTGTACACCACGCTCGGACAGTTCGATCAAACGCTCGACGCCGTAGCGCCAATAGGCAATGCCGCCGTGCAGCGAAATCAGAATGACCTTGGCGTGACGCAGCACTTCATCGACGTACAAATCGACCGAAGCATGATTTTGCACCTGCATCGGGTTGGCCAGACGCAGGCTCGGATAATCCTCGGGCAACTGCTGCACGGCTTCGGCGAGCAGCGCCAGACTGGAGTCGCCGCTGCACAGGATCACCAGCTCGGCGGGGGTTTGTCCAAGGTCGGCAATGTTGTCATCCGACACGAAACCGCCGGGCTGGGTCCTGAGCAGGTGCATGGTTTAAACGCTGAGCGCGGCGCGCAGTTGCGCTTCGAGTTGCGCCGCGTCGAGCTCCTGACCGATCAACACCAGGCGCGTAACGCGCGATTCATCGGCGCCCCACTGACGGTCGAAGTGCTTGTCGAAACGCGTACCCACACCCTGAATCAGCAGGCGCATTGGCTTGTTCGGAATGGCCGCGAAGCCCTTCACGCGCAGGATGCCATGCTTGACCACCAGTTGCGTCAGCGCGTCGAGCAGCAGGCTCTCGTCGGCTTGCGGCAGTTCGATGGAGATCGAATCGAAGGCGTCGTGATCGTGGTCATCGTGTTCGTCATCGCCTTCACCGTGGTGGTGATCGTGATGGCTGTGGCGGCTGTCGATGTGTTCTTCAGAACCGGCACCGAGGCCGATCAGCACGTCCAGCGGCAGGCGACCGTTGCTGGCTTCGATGATTTTCACCGCTGGCGGCAACTCTTCGGCGACTTCAGCGCGGACGCGAGCGAGATCTTCCGGGCTGGTCTGGTCGGCCTTGTTGAGGATTACGAGGTCGGCGCTGGCCAGTTGGTCGGCAAACAGTTCGTGCAGCGGCGACTCGTGGTCGAGGTTCGGGTCGAGTTTGCGCTGGGCATCGACCTGATCAGGGAACGCAGCGAAAGTGCCAGCGGCCACGGCCGGACTGTCGACCACGGTGATCACCGCATCCACGGTGCAGGCGCTGCGGATTTCCGGCCACTGGAAGGCTTGAACCAATGGCTTCGGCAGGGCCAGGCCGGAAGTTTCGATGAGGATGTGATCGAGGTCGCCACGACGGGCAACCAGTTCGCGCATCACCGGGAAGAATTCTTCCTGAACGGTGCAGCACAGGCAGCCGTTTGCCAGTTCGTAGACGCGACCGGTGGCTTCTTCTTCGGTGCAGCCGATGGTGCATTGCTTGAGGATTTCACCGTCGATGCCCAACTCGCCGAACTCGTTGACGATCACCGCGATACGGCGGCCTTGGGCGTTGTCGAGCATGTGCCGCAGCAGTGTGGTTTTGCCCGAGCCGAGGAAGCCGGTGACGATGGTGACGGGGAGTTTGGCCAGTGTTTTCATCGGATGCCCTTTGGCAAGGTGGCGGGCAAACGGGACGAAATCCGCGGCGCAGACGCGCGCGGAAGAATTCGCCACCGGATCACCCCGCCCGGTTGTAGTGAGAATCTTTGACGAGGCAGGTCTCCTGGCTGACGGTGTTCAGGCCTTGGGCCTGGTATTCGCTGCGCCTTCCCGCTGGCTCATGGGTTGAGCTGGCAGTGGCGTGGCAGTGAATTTCACCGTTCACAGTTGCGGGGGCAGCCGCGGCTTGGACCGCGTTCCCTTCTTAGCTCCGGTTTGTGCCGGAGAACCTCGAAAGCGCAAGGCTACGCATGGTGTGGTGGCGGGTCAATGGGGTTGGGTTTTAGGTTTGGGGGCATATCCGTTGCTGCGGGTGTTGCTGATTAGGGTTCCGCCCTTACGGCGGGTCACTTTTGGCAAACGCCCCAAAAGTAACCAAAAGGGCTGCTCCCTGACGTACGGCACTTCGCTTAGGCTCAGTGTTCCCTCGCTACGGCGTCCATCCGGGGGCATCGCCTCCGGTTTGCTGCGCTGCACCTCCTCTCGATGTGTTTGGCTTCGCCAAACGGCGCTGCGCGCCTACCCCGGATGAACACCTCCGCTCGGCCTGCCGATGGGCCTGAAGATCAAGAGCAGGATCAACAGCCAGATCAAGAGCCAGATCAAGAGCCAGATCAAGAGCCAGATCAAGAGCCAGATCAAGAGCCCCTCACCCTAGCCCTCTCCCGGAGGGAGAGGGGACTGACCGAGGTGTTTGGGAGAGGTACACCGACTCGAAATACCGAGTCGAACTCAGATTCTGAAAGGCTCAAAAATCAGCTCCCTCTCCTTGGGGAGAGGGCTGGGGTGAGGGGCAAATCCAACACAAAACCAAAGCCGACCGCACGCTTCTCAACACTCAACACTCAACACTCAACACAATGAGCGTCAGCTCAAGTACCGCTCTTGACCTTCACCAATCAACACAATGAGCGTTAGCTCGAGTACTGCTTTTGATCTCCACCACTCAACACAATGAGCGTTAGCTCAAGTACCGCCCTTGATCTTCACCACTCAACACAATGAGCGTTAGCTCGAGTACCGCTCTTGATCTCAAGCGCCCGTCGGAAGGCTGAGCGGAGGGGTTGATCCGGGGTGGGAGCGCAGCGACCGTTTGGCGCAGCCAAACACATCGAGAGGAGGTGCAGCGAAGCAAACCGGAGGCGATGCCCCCCGGATCAATCCCGCAGCGAAGGAACCCGAGCCACAGCGAGGGCCGTACGTCAGGGTAAAGCCTTTTTGGTTACTTTTTCGGCGTCTGGAAAAAGTGACCCGCCGTAAGGGCGGAACCATAGGCAGCCGTTACCGCAGCAACGGATCCACCCCCGCAAAAAATTGACTAAAAACCCACCCCCATGCTCTCCTACACAACTTGTTACGGGTGCCCTTCACAGGGTGAAACGGGAAACCGGTGAATCATGTGCTTTACTCTTAAGCCATGTCAGTCCGGTGCTGCCCCCGCAACGGTAAGCGAGCGAAGCGTCAAAACCACTGTGCCCGCAAGGCATGGGAAGGTGACGCTTGCAGGTCGGCCTGACGCCAACCCCTCGTGAGCCCGGAGACCGGCCCATAACACACAGCCGCGCATTTGTGCGTTGCTGAACATAACAAACCCGCGGTGGGCGGGCGCTGTTCGAACCTCTGCGTGCCCGACTCGCAGGGGTTTTCATGCGCTCTATTCACCCGCTGACACTCCAGAGGGAAGCGCCATGTCGATCATCAGCAGCACCGGCAGCAACACAGACAAAATCGCCAGCAGCAGCACACTGAGCCAACGTCTGACCGCCGCCATCTTCGCGTCGATTCTCGGCGCCAGCCTCGTCTATTTCGCCGGTTTCTCGCACATCGAAGCGGTCCATAACGCTGCCCACGATACCCGCCACAGCGCCGCGTTCCCGTGCCACTGAGACCCGCCGACATGATCAAGCGAATTGCACAAACCGCAGGTTTCACTGGCCTTCTGGCCGCCCTGCTCCTCACGCTGCTGCAAAGTTTCTGGGTGTCGCCGCTGATTCTGCAGGCCGAAACCTTCGAGAAAGCCGAACCTGTGGCGGAAGTTCACGAACACGCCGCCGGCACCGCCGCACACACCCACGATGCCGAAGCCTGGGAGCCGGAAAACGGCTGGCAGCGCGTCGTCTCGACCACTGGCGGCAATCTGGTAGTGGCCGTTGGTTTCGCTTTGATGCTCGCCGGTCTCTACACCCTGCGCGCGCCGACCAAGACCTCGCAAGGTCTGCTTTGGGGCCTCGCTGGTTACGCCACTTTCGTACTGGCGCCGACGCTGGGCTTGCCGCCTGAACTGCCAGGCACTGCCGCAGCGGATCTGGCTTCGCGGCAGATCTGGTGGATCAGCACCGCCGCCTCCACCGCTGCCGGTCTGGCGCTGATTGCGTTCAGACGGCACTGGCTGATGAAAGTCCTCGGCGTGGCAATTCTCGCCGTGCCACATGTGATCGGCGCACCACAACCGGAAGTGCATTCGATGCTGGCTCCGGAAGCCCTCGAAGCCCAGTTCAAAATCGCTTCGCAGCTGACCAACGTCGCGTTCTGGCTGGCTCTCGGCCTGATCAGCGCCTGGCTGTTCCGCCGCAATAGCGATGGTCAATACCACGCATGAGCAATGACAGCGCAGCGCCGACCTTTGTGGTCGGCCTGGGCTGCCAGCGCGGCTGCCCCGCCAGCACGTTGCGCGCGTTATTCGATCAAGCCTTGCAGGCCCATCGCATCGACCTCGTCGCGGTCAAGGCACTGGCCAGCATCGACTTGAAGCGCGATGAGCCCGGTTTACAGGAACTCGCCGCGCAACTGGCCCTGCCCCTGCTGTACTTCAGCAGTGAAGAACTGGCCAGCTACCAACAGCGACTGAGCCACCATTCGCAAATCGCCTACGAACGCACGGGTTGCTACGGCGTGGCGGAAAGCGCGGCACTGGCCCTCGCCGAGCAACTGATTCAGGCCCCGGCAAAACTGCTGATTTCCCGACAAAAATACGCACAGGCAACGTTGGCATTGGCCGGCGCTGCGTAAAATCCCGATAATCCCCGCCATCGATCATGAGCAATCTTCATCTGAAGCGTTGCCGTGCCTCTTTTTCAAAGGATTCAACGATGACTGTTTACTTCATCGGCGCCGGCCCCGGCGACCCGGAATTGATCACCGTCAAAGGCCAGCGGCTGATCCGCAGTTGCCCGGTGATCATCTACGCAGGTTCGCTGGTGCCGGCGGCAGTGCTTGACGGTCATCAGGCTGAAACCGTGGTCAACAGCGCGGAGTTGCACCTGGAGCAGATCATCGAATTGATCAAAACCGCCCATGCCAAAGGTCAGGATGTGGCGCGGGTTCACTCGGGTGATCCGAGCCTTTATGGCGCGATTGGCGAGCAGATTCGCTATCTGCGCGAGTTGAATATTCCATTCGAAATCATCCCCGGCGTCACCGCCACCGCCGCCTGCGCGGCGTTGCTCGGCGCCGAACTGACGCTGCCGGACGTGTCGCAAAGCGTGATTCTGACCCGTTATGCCGATAAGACCGCGATGCCGGCCGGCGAAGAACTCGGAAATCTGGCGCAACATGGCGCGACCATGGCGATTCATCTGGGGGTCAATCACCTGGAGAAGATCATCGCCGAACTGTTGCCGCATTACGGCGCAGATTGTCCGATCGCGGTGATTCACCGGGCGACATGGCCGGATCAGGATTGGGTGGTGGGGACGCTGGCGGATATTGCCGGGAAGGTTGCGGCCAAAGGGTTTCGGCGCACGGCGTTGATTCTGGTTGGACGGGTGCTGGGGAGTGAGGTGTTTAGCGAGTCATCGTTGTATCGCGCTGGGCATGCTCACCTTTACAGACCGTGAATTGAATGACTTTTGTGGCTGGGTACAAAACCTGTGGTGAGGGGATTTATCCCCGACGGGTTGCGAAGCAGCCCCAAAAAGAGGAACTGCTGCGCAGTTCATCGGGGATAAATCCCCTCGCCACAAAGTAGCCAGACAATGATCACTCTGGTGCATGCAGAAACAGGCATAAAAAAACGGCGCTCACGGGGCGCCGTTTTTCATGTCCGCAGCGAACACCTTAGTAGTAGGCGTTTTCTTTCTGCGTGTGGTCGGTCACGTCGCGAACGCCTTTAAGTTCCGGAATGCGCTCAAGCAGCGTGCGCTCGATACCTTCCTTCAAGGTCACGTCGGCCTGGCCGCAGCCCTGGCAACCGCCACCGAACTGCAACACGGCGATGCCGTCTTCAACCACATCGATCAGGCTGACCTGACCGCCGTGGCTGGCCAGCCCCGGGTTTATTTCGGTTTGCAGGTAATAGTTGATGCGCTCGTTGACCGGGCTGTCGGCGTTGACCATCGGCACTTTGGCGTTTGGCGCCTTGATGGTCAGTTGGCCACCCATGCGATCGGTGGCGTAGTCGACGACGGCGTCATCGAGAAACGCTTCGCTGAACGAATCGATATACGCGGTGAAGCTTTTCAGCCCCAGCGCTGTATCTTCGGGTTTTTCTTCGCCCGGCTTGCAGTAGGCAATGCAGGTTTCGGCGTACTGGGTGCCAGGCTGGGTGATAAAGACGCGGATACCGATGCCCGGGGTGTTCTGCTTGGACAGCAGATCGGCCAAGTAATCGTGGGCGGCGTCGGTGATGGTAATAGCGGTCATGGAAACTCCTCGCAGGCTTGTGGCGGAGTTTACGCCAATCGTTGCGCCGGACAAAGTCCTAGTATTTTTGTCGGGAAAGATTCTCGACAGGCGCGTCGTCAATCCGTGCCTTGAGCCAACGGTAACTGCGTTTTTCCACCCATTCGTAGCTCAACCACGAACCGACGCCGATCGCCAGCGCACACACGGCGAACATCAGATAGGGATTGATCCCGTAGCGTCGAGCGATAAATCCCCCCGCCGACAGCACCAATACATGCATCAGATAAACCGAATAGGAACAATCACCGAGCAATTTCAGCACTCGATTGCGCTCGACATAGCGCTCCAGTGCGATACAGGCCATCACCAGCACCGCACTCGGCACGCCCCAGTTCAGCAGCCGCGGTGCCGGAGCCAGATGATAAATCGCCAACAAGGCGCCGACGATGCCCAGCAACGGTAGCCACAATCCCGCGCCGATCCACCCACGACGGTAGAGCACGCCAATGCCGATCCCCAGCAAAAATTCGTAGACGATGTCCGCCCGGTAGAACTCGTTGACCCAGCCGAATGCCTGGCAGGCACTAAACAGCAGCGCCGCCACCACCAGCAAGCGAACCTGCCAGCGAAATACCAGGGCACAGGCGAACAGCACGTAAAACAGCATTTCGTAATTGAGGGTCCAGCCGACATTCAGTGTCGGATAGATGCCGTAACCGCCGGGATTCTCGGTTGGAATGAACAGCAGCGACAGCAGCAGATGGCTCCAGTCCAGCGTTTGATCCGGCAGCAACGGCTGGGCAAACACCACCAGCAACGCCATCAGCAACGTGTACAGCCAATACGCCGGGACGATGCGAAACAATCGATACAGCAGGAATTGCCCCGGCCGCAGGGTTTTGTCTTCGGTCGAGAGGAAAATCACCAGACCGCTGATGACGAAGAAAATGTCGACGCCCACTGCTCCCTTGTCGATGAACCACTGGCCCACCGGACCTCGCGCTTCAAAGTCGAAGAAAATCTGCATGAAGTGATGGCAGACCACCGTCCACGCGGCGAGCGCACGCAGGGCCTGCACTGAAATCAACATCGACCGCTCCCGTCCGCAATTGCTGAAGTGCCACTAAACCCTGTGGGAGCGGGCTTGCCCGCGATGGCGGAGTGCCAGGCCACATAAATGTTGAATGCGCCGCCCTCATCGCTGGCAAGCCAGCTCCCACAGGGAATTTGGATCTAGTTAGAAATTGGGACAGCAGATCACTCTCAAACGATCAAAGATTCTCGTAGCGGTTCATGTCCAGCACGCCCTCTTCCACCGGATCGGTTTCGTGGAGGTACTGGCTCAGATCGTGGAAATAGAACCAGAATTGCGGATGACTGCGGCGAATGCCCCAGCGTTCGACGATTTTCTCGAAACGATTGGCATCCTTGGCGTTTTCCATCGCATCGACAAACGCCGGAACCTGATCGGCCGGGATGTTGAAGATGAAGTTCGGATAACTGCTGAGCACGCCCGGATAAATGGTCAGCGTATCCAGCCCCGGTTGATAACGCAGCGACTCACCGAGCAAAAACGCCACGTTGCTGTGGGCACGGTTGCGCAACAGGCTGTAGACCTCGCGTTTGCCGCTGGCCGTTGCGATGCGCAACATGGTTGCTTCCGGCAATTGATCGATGACTTTCAGGCCAGCGGCCGGACGCGAAGCCAGGCGACTGAGGGCCTGTTCGGCATTTTGCAGCGCCGGATCAATGTTCGGCCGCGAGCAATACGCGCCATCACAGCGGTTGATCGGATCGGGCCGCGCATTGAGGTCGCCATAACGTGCGAGCAATTGCATGGCGAAGTCGTATTTCGGGTCTTTCTCGTCGAGCTTGAGCGCGGTCGGCTTGTCGTCGTCGATGGCTTCATAGTCGAGCCACATCTTGAACTGGCCGCTGCTCTGGTACCAATCGTTGAGGTAGTCCTCGCGGGAATCGGCCGGCATCAGGCGCAGGAAATTCTGTTCGGCGCCGTTGCGGATCAAGTCGAAATACAAACGGGTTTGCGCCTGATGGGAGACGTTACCGAATACATCGAAGTTGACCGCCAACTGGTAATACGTGCGTTCCAGCAACGGATAGTCGAACAGCCACAGGGTCTGCGGCACTTCACCGATCAGGCCTTTGGTCACCGAAGCGCTGTCGAAGTGGCGGAAGATGCTCAACAGCGCGTTGTCGTTGCCGGCCCACAACGTCGACCAGCTCGGCGCGGGAATATCGGCGTAGCTGTCGCGGCGCAAAGCCTCGTACTCGTTTCGTTTGTTGCGGTAGTTATGCCACAGGCTCAAAACGCTGCCGACATCGTCGTTCTGCCCCGGCATGGCCAACAGCGGCGTGGCCTGGCCGCGATAGTTGGGGTCGGTGATGTACAGGTCATGTTCCGGCGCCTGGAACAGCGCCCAGAAGTTGTCGCGGATCACGTCAGTCGCGATCTGCCCACGGCACACCGGACCGCGAATAAAGGTGCGGACGAAGTATTCGGCGTTATCGAGCATGAACTGATAACGCGCCTGCGCCGGAATCGCTTCAAACGTGGCAAACGGGTTGGCGCGACTTTGCGGGCCGTAGCCGGGCAACGCGCTGACTTGCCAGTTGCCGTTGTAGAACAGGCTTTTGACCCGAGCCATCTTCGCCGCGCTGAGCGGATAGGTGATGTGGGTTTTATGCACGATCACCCCTTGCACCGGCCACAAGCGGTAATACACCTGGGTGCCCGGATCATCGTTGGGGCGACGGGTGGCAATCAGGTCGATCGGCTGACCTGTCGGGGTGCGCGAGCGCACCCACTGAAAGTAGTGCCCCGGCTCGCCATCCTTGAAATAGATGTGCGCCAGAAACAAGTGCTCGAACAACCAGCGCCCGACCAGACTCTGGCGAGCGCCCGGCGCATTGAGCAGGTTTTCCCACTGAACGATCTGCATCGCCTCTTTGGCACTCGGCGCCAGCCCTTGCTCGTCAATCGGCGCACCTGAGGCCAGCCAACGCTGCAACGTCTGATACTGCTGATCGGTGAGGCCGGTCACCGCCAACGGCATGCCTTCCTTCGGATGCGCCCCGGCATAGCCCTCGAATTCGGCGGGCATCGCACACATGTTCTCGCGATTGAGACCGAGCACGATGTCTTCCGGGAGTTTGGCGTTCGGCGTCAACGGGGTTTTGTGCCCCAGCTCAAGCATGCGCGCCATCAACGCGGCCTGACTTCCCTGGGCATCAAGCACCGAATAGAAGCCCTTCTGCTGCCAGGCGCGTTTGCCGAAGGCGTCGTAGAACAAGCGCGTGGTCGGTGCCGCTTGTGTGCGTTCGCCGTCATAGACCGGCATCTTGCTCGCGCCCCGGCCCGCGCCTTCGCCACTGCCCAGATTGAGCTGGCAGGCAGAGTCATAGCACGCATGGCAGGCCACGCACTTCTCGGTGAAGATTGGCTGGATGTCGCGGGTGTAGGAAATGGAAGGCGAGATCGAAGGCTCTTGCGCCGCCGCACCAAAGCTTAAGAACAGCAACACAGTGCTGATGACGCGGTACGACATGCCCTTGATCCCGATCCTGAAAAAAACGCCACGATTCTACAGTATGACGCTCGTACCAACATGAGCGATATTCATGCAAAAGCCTCACATGCTCCAAAACCGCACAGGTTTGTTATGATCCCGCTCCTTCGTAATGGTCTTTCCGAGTAGTCCAAATGTCCGATCGCAGCGTCCGCCTTCAAGCTCTCAAGCAAGCCCTCAAAGAGCGCATCCTGATACTCGACGGCGGTATGGGCACGATGATCCAGAGCTACAAGCTCGAAGAGCAGGATTATCGCGGCAAGCGCTTCGCTGACTGGCCGAGTGACGTCAAAGGCAACAACGACTTGCTGGTGATCACTCGTCCGGACGTGATCGGTGGCATCGAGAAAGCCTATCTGGATGCCGGCGCCGACATTCTCGAAACCAACACCTTCAACGCCACGCGCATTTCCATGGCCGATTACGGCATGGAAGAGCTGGCCTACGAACTAAACGTAGAAGGCGCCCGCCTGGCCCGCAAGGTCGCCGATGCCAAGACCGCCGAGAACCCGGCCAAGCCGCGCTTCGTCGCCGGCGTGCTCGGCCCGACCAGCCGTACCTGTTCGCTGTCGCCTGACGTCAACAACCCGGGCTACCGCAACGTCACCTTTGATGAGCTGGTGGAGAACTACACCGAAGCCACCAAAGGTCTGATCGAGGGCGGCGCCGACCTGATCCTGATCGAAACCATTTTCGACACCCTCAACGCCAAAGCAGCGATCTTCGCCGTGCAAGGTGTGTTCGAAGAGCTGCATATCGAACTGCCGATCATGATTTCCGGGACCATCACCGATGCCTCCGGTCGTACCCTGTCGGGCCAGACCACCGAAGCGTTCTGGAACTCAGTGGCGCACGCCAAGCCAATCTCGGTCGGCCTCAACTGCGCACTCGGCGCCAGTGAGCTGCGCCCGTACCTGGAAGAGCTGTCGAACAAGGCCAGCACCCACGTTTCTGCACACCCGAACGCCGGCCTGCCGAACGAATTCGGCGAGTACGACGAACTGCCGTCGGAAACCGCAAAAGTCATCGAGGAGTTCGCCCAAAGCGGTTTCCTCAACATCGTCGGCGGTTGCTGCGGCACCACGCCGGGGCATATCGAAGCCATCGCCAAAGCCGTCGCCGGTTACGCGCCGCGTCAGATTCCGGACATTCCCAAGGCCTGCCGTCTCTCGGGTCTGGAGCCGTTCACCATTGATCGCAGCTCGTTGTTCGTCAACGTCGGCGAGCGCACCAACATCACCGGCTCGGCGAAATTCGCCCGGCTGATCCGTGAAGACAACTACACCGAAGCGCTGGAAGTCGCCCTGCAACAGGTCGAGGCCGGTGCGCAGGTGATCGACATCAACATGGACGAAGGGATGCTCGATTCGAAGAAGGCCATGGTGACCTTCCTCAATCTGATCGCCGGTGAACCGGACATCTCGCGCGTACCGATCATGATCGACTCGTCGAAATGGGAAGTGATCGAAGCAGGCCTCAAGTGCATTCAGGGCAAAGGCATCGTCAACTCGATCAGCATGAAAGAAGGCGTCGAGCAGTTCATCCATCACGCCAAACTGTGCAAACGCTACGGTGCTGCCGTGGTGGTGATGGCGTTTGACGAAGCCGGCCAAGCCGACACCGAAGCGCGCAAGAAAGAAATCTGCAAACGTTCCTACGACATTCTGGTCAACGAAGTCGGCTTCCCGCCGGAAGACATCATCTTCGACCCGAACATCTTCGCCGTCGCCACCGGTATCGAAGAACACAACAACTACGCTGTGGACTTCATCAATGCCTGTGCCTACATCCGCGACGAACTGCCGTATGCGCTGACCTCGGGCGGCGTGTCCAACGTGTCGTTCTCGTTCCGTGGCAACAACCCGGTGCGCGAGGCGATTCACTCGGTGTTCCTGCTGTATGCGATCCGCGCCGGCCTGACCATGGGCATCGTCAACGCCGGTCAACTGGAGATTTACGATCAGATCCCGGTCGAGCTGCGCGACGCCGTTGAAGACGTGATCCTCAACCGCACGCCAGAAGGCACCGACGCCCTCCTCGCCATCGCTGACAAGTTCAAGGGCGACGGCAGTGTCAAGGAAGCCGAGACCGAAGAGTGGCGCAGTTGGGAGGTCAACAAGCGTCTGGAGCATGCGCTGGTCAAAGGCATCACCACGCACATCGTTGAAGACACCGAAGAATCGCGCCAGTCGTTCGCCCGTCCGATCGAAGTGATCGAAGGCCCGCTGATGTCCGGCATGAACATCGTCGGCGACCTGTTCGGCGCCGGCAAAATGTTCCTGCCGCAGGTGGTGAAATCCGCCCGCGTAATGAAGCAGGCCGTAGCGCACTTGATCCCGTTCATCGAACTGGAAAAAGGCGACAAGCCGGAAGCCAAGGGCAAGATTCTCATGGCCACGGTGAAGGGTGACGTGCACGACATCGGCAAGAACATCGTTGGCGTGGTGCTCGGTTGCAACGGCTATGACATCGTCGACCTCGGCGTGATGGTCCCGGCAGAGAAGATTCTGCAAGTGGC of the Pseudomonas sp. Seg1 genome contains:
- the cobM gene encoding precorrin-4 C(11)-methyltransferase, whose product is MTVYFIGAGPGDPELITVKGQRLIRSCPVIIYAGSLVPAAVLDGHQAETVVNSAELHLEQIIELIKTAHAKGQDVARVHSGDPSLYGAIGEQIRYLRELNIPFEIIPGVTATAACAALLGAELTLPDVSQSVILTRYADKTAMPAGEELGNLAQHGATMAIHLGVNHLEKIIAELLPHYGADCPIAVIHRATWPDQDWVVGTLADIAGKVAAKGFRRTALILVGRVLGSEVFSESSLYRAGHAHLYRP
- a CDS encoding fatty acid cis/trans isomerase: MSYRVISTVLLFLSFGAAAQEPSISPSISYTRDIQPIFTEKCVACHACYDSACQLNLGSGEGAGRGASKMPVYDGERTQAAPTTRLFYDAFGKRAWQQKGFYSVLDAQGSQAALMARMLELGHKTPLTPNAKLPEDIVLGLNRENMCAMPAEFEGYAGAHPKEGMPLAVTGLTDQQYQTLQRWLASGAPIDEQGLAPSAKEAMQIVQWENLLNAPGARQSLVGRWLFEHLFLAHIYFKDGEPGHYFQWVRSRTPTGQPIDLIATRRPNDDPGTQVYYRLWPVQGVIVHKTHITYPLSAAKMARVKSLFYNGNWQVSALPGYGPQSRANPFATFEAIPAQARYQFMLDNAEYFVRTFIRGPVCRGQIATDVIRDNFWALFQAPEHDLYITDPNYRGQATPLLAMPGQNDDVGSVLSLWHNYRNKRNEYEALRRDSYADIPAPSWSTLWAGNDNALLSIFRHFDSASVTKGLIGEVPQTLWLFDYPLLERTYYQLAVNFDVFGNVSHQAQTRLYFDLIRNGAEQNFLRLMPADSREDYLNDWYQSSGQFKMWLDYEAIDDDKPTALKLDEKDPKYDFAMQLLARYGDLNARPDPINRCDGAYCSRPNIDPALQNAEQALSRLASRPAAGLKVIDQLPEATMLRIATASGKREVYSLLRNRAHSNVAFLLGESLRYQPGLDTLTIYPGVLSSYPNFIFNIPADQVPAFVDAMENAKDANRFEKIVERWGIRRSHPQFWFYFHDLSQYLHETDPVEEGVLDMNRYENL
- a CDS encoding acyltransferase gives rise to the protein MLISVQALRALAAWTVVCHHFMQIFFDFEARGPVGQWFIDKGAVGVDIFFVISGLVIFLSTEDKTLRPGQFLLYRLFRIVPAYWLYTLLMALLVVFAQPLLPDQTLDWSHLLLSLLFIPTENPGGYGIYPTLNVGWTLNYEMLFYVLFACALVFRWQVRLLVVAALLFSACQAFGWVNEFYRADIVYEFLLGIGIGVLYRRGWIGAGLWLPLLGIVGALLAIYHLAPAPRLLNWGVPSAVLVMACIALERYVERNRVLKLLGDCSYSVYLMHVLVLSAGGFIARRYGINPYLMFAVCALAIGVGSWLSYEWVEKRSYRWLKARIDDAPVENLSRQKY
- a CDS encoding cobalamin biosynthesis protein yields the protein MSNDSAAPTFVVGLGCQRGCPASTLRALFDQALQAHRIDLVAVKALASIDLKRDEPGLQELAAQLALPLLYFSSEELASYQQRLSHHSQIAYERTGCYGVAESAALALAEQLIQAPAKLLISRQKYAQATLALAGAA
- the nfuA gene encoding Fe-S biogenesis protein NfuA encodes the protein MTAITITDAAHDYLADLLSKQNTPGIGIRVFITQPGTQYAETCIAYCKPGEEKPEDTALGLKSFTAYIDSFSEAFLDDAVVDYATDRMGGQLTIKAPNAKVPMVNADSPVNERINYYLQTEINPGLASHGGQVSLIDVVEDGIAVLQFGGGCQGCGQADVTLKEGIERTLLERIPELKGVRDVTDHTQKENAYY